DNA from Magnolia sinica isolate HGM2019 chromosome 19, MsV1, whole genome shotgun sequence:
cctaatcatgttgatgcctcaataatacatgataTTGTTAGAGATTATAGTGGTTTgattgatgatgatgttgcagacgatgaagaggaaatactgatcagcgatagtgatggtgaagaagaaatagtcctaagcgatagtgatatagacgacgattattaaatgtacacatgatttacatgccATTTtccaattcgaataatttatgtattacaTCTATACGTGAAAATTgtaagtcatgatttattcctttaattgatttgtttataatccacatttgcagttgagtcaatttctgatcatgtcctcctcaaaccggaGTGTAGTGAAAGTACTTAGCATACTTCATTAGCTGTTGTAGATGGACTTTTCAGCCCTATCTTCTTCTTGTAGGGCCAAAGAGATAACCGGTTtggtcgatgagtgtagggaggaatatatTGACGATGACTCCGTTGAAAGATTATacaatttcaaagaaattccaaagCTGATGGAGGAATATAACCGCAAGAAACTTTGTATGGAAGATGTGGTTTTGTCACTTGCATATCTGAATGGAGTCCtgagagaccagatttctcctattatGACTGGCATGTTGCCTGTAATAATGTCGAGCGCTTCACACAGCTTGACATATACTTCTGAAGCGTATGATAACTTATGCAGGGAGTACTTCGAATAGTTTATCTCAAAGTTGTTTTatattacaatgaaatacatgtatttaatatagaatgacaataaGTAATGGAATTTCTAAATTTTACTAGAATGTTtagagttttattatattctgcttgcattatagtgtaatggtctaatcatattttaattatcTCTTTAAGCATAAGCATAAATgcattctaccatcaacactacttgtataattgtttagtatattccacttgtactgacattgtttaaatttataagttcgtagctcgcacatattcagtgatggcaccaggtgggagatcaCGTCATTcacgcactggatctaccccttccaccAGTGATGTAACGGAGACAAcatcgccgtcacatgttgcatcacaggcatctgatccctcagtcgcgcATACACCGGACATTGcgtgtaagtctagacatatatttcttttaatgacttttgtttatgtttagacttacatatttcttttacaatagcatcgtcgaccagccgacgaggacatggacccacgcgtgggttagttttagagcgacttacgcatGAGGGTAGGGTGACAGTAGAGTTTCCACAGGACTGTCTTAGACCTATTGGGGACAATGCCAggttgtttacgtcggaggtcggtgtcttatgcctGTCTTTGATACCCACCACCACCCCCTGTTGggcagacgtgacagatgatgtgcgacaGCTCATCCGTTAGCGccttatagtaaattttagtaaattaaattttgttttgtaaaagttcatttatggttaagttattttcttaataagtttattgctttaatctattatttacgaaactacaTGATAAATTTGTCTTAGATTTGAGTTTTCTGTACATTTCCCATACCATCGACGACATGGTCAAGGAACGGTTAAAAGAGTATTGCGGTGACTTACACCAGCGGTACAAGCGGTGCAGGAGCCACGGGAGGCTATACTGTCCACACCGCCGCACGTGACCCTTGACGACTAGCGGATACTCTGCAAGAGATTTTCATAAgagtcttttcaggtaatatttacatatttatgatatcttaagataacaattaaattcacaattaataacaatgtattattaataatgtgttcagaagaggagcagaaTAAATTTTGCGAACAgggaaaagttagaagtgaaccacgtagttggttcaaagtcatttgtacgacttcaTCATGatatggtaagaaattactgacgattattaagttgatatattttttccatgcatttatattaactctattgccCTTCGATTTCACAGTGAGATTCTGTCACTGGCCAGGAGCCTGGACTAGTAGACCTCTACAGAGAGACTTACTGTTAGTAGGCGatgggatcttgggtacatcttaGAGCCAGTGAGAATTAGGTAAAAATTCTTACATAGTAAAATTTAATtacattgaattataataatgtcattcgttatgaaaatttatttgtttttattacAAGCGGCGATGGACATCATAcgtagtcagcccactcccgatggtactcagcggagtgcGCTAGAGATCCTGAGTGAGGTGATTGGCACCAGTTCTAGATATGTGCATGGGGTTGGCCATGGTGTCAAGCTCATGGCACCTGCTAGAGCTGCCTCTAGCCGATCCGTCGTTGGTGAGGGTGCCCTACGCCGAGTTGATATCGCAGAGAGAGAGGTTAACCAGCTGCGAGTCGTAGTCGACGAGATCAGAGACTAGctggagagggagaggtagagggaggagcaggagaggaggatcgaggaTATGcgagtggagcatgagcgacggatggaGAAAATGTTTCAGGCTATCGCTGCATGCTTACCCACTGATGCCCCACCACTTTTGCCTTCATCTAATGCCCTACTGCCTCTGCATTCatatttgtgattttttgtattttatttataatttattttatatacgaatgttaaacttatatgtatttgtgcgtggatgaatgtgatgtggataagattgtttgtgtatgtatggatgtggtttgtgtttggatggatgtagtttgtgtttggatggatgtgaatgtgaatatgatgaaatatattgtaacaggtgtatattaggaattttttcctaaattttgaaaaaaaaaagagacttttaccaatgaaatatttTGTAGATAAAAGTtccatccacattttttacctacgaaatattttgtaggtaaaaggttcatccacatttttacctacaaaatattttataggtaaaaggttcatccacatatttacctacgaaatatttcgtaggtaaaagtttcatccacattttttacctacaaaacattttgtaggtaaaagattCATCCagatttttacctatgaaaactttcgtaggtaaaagtttcatccacattttttacctacgaaaaatttcataggtaaaagtcttaccattgtcGACGAACAAtctccacattttttacctacaaaaaatttcgtaggtaaaagtttcgtccacattttttacctaagAAAAAATTCATCAGTAAAAGTCTTACAATTGGCGACGAACAAGCttcacattttttacctacgaaaaattttgtAGGGGAAAGTTTCTTCCacatttttttacctacgaaaaaattcatcggtaaaagtcttaccattgtcGACGAAGTGATTTTTCATCGTTAAAAGCCTTTGCCCACGGTCTTCTACCGACGATTTTTCCGAATacatatttcgtcggtaatactctttaccgacgaaaaattatcttttaccgacgaattttttcatcggtaaaagagcaatttcctaTAGTGTCGCTGGGAACCACCGGAGGGGAccttcctctttcggtctcctctTTGATCGCGAACCCTCTGCGAGTTGGCCCACTCTGCCTTGTAGACCTAGACCTTCTAAACTACCTCCTTGAATGTCAGGAGCATGTGCCCAACGACAACTCTCTTGAGGCCATAACGTAAGCCATTCTCAAAATGGCTGGCCTTCCagccctcatcatcaaccaagtaTGGCGCATATCTAGAAAGTGTGACAAAGCGAGACGCGTACTGAGCTACGGACATATCCCCCTATGCCAGAGTCTCGAATTCCAATGCACGTTGCTGTCGGATGTGGTCGGGGAAGAACTGCTGGTCAAATCGGTCCacgaagtcctcccatgtccaaacgaaaTCAGGCCCCGCAGCACAGGCGACGGAGGCCCACCAATACTCGGCCTCACCCTCAAGTATATACACTACCAATGAGACCCGCTGCTGGGTCGTGCATCTCATGGTCTTGAACATCTTCTCCACTTGGGAGCGCCATCTCTCATCCACAATTGGATCGGGTTTTCCCTAGAATCATGGGGGATTGAGCCGAAGAAAATCTCGCAACAGGGTGCTCACGCGCTCATGCTCTACTTGCTCTGGGGTCTCAGTGGAACACCTACATTGCCCAGAGAGGGTGGCTGTCACAACCTGAAGCATCTACTGTAACTGATTGACACTAACAGATATGGTAGGGGCTATGCTGGTCTCGAACAGAGGCGCAGAATCTACTAGAGTCTCGAGTAGGGGAACAGGTGGCTCAAATGGGGGAACGAGAACTGGGGGTGGTGGAGTGGGAGCCACTCGTGTCGCTCGGGTGCCTCGCCTAGGCGGCATGGTCTATAGAAAAGAATAAAggtgcctatcagccttgagaagcCTCGAAGGCTCAGACATTATGGAACTAAACTAGAAGGTTATGCATTcgggacctaattgtcctaaATTCATAACAGATAAGTGATGTGATCCTCGGGTATtaccaagttatactctgataacAACTTCTGTCACGatccaaacttagaaaccgggctcacagaattttcgatcgtcgaatccgatgccgacagcctccttagtaccccattctcggcttccagtgcccatatgccagattctgatcctaggatcctacgagGAGAATTTTTAGTGTGGATTTTTTTtagtaaaggagcataaccacaagcataaccaagtcacaaacgataacatcaccacatatccactataataaaaaactttagagtATAATACATAAAGGGGGAATACAAGACAGATATCAAGGCTCCAGAAGCTCAgtcacacgctcctgcctcagctcgactgtgtcctagcgtcacctgcatgtacCAATCATccacaagcttatagaaagcttagagggtggtgtaagtgtgtgcgcaaagtaagtgtcaagtatgcaatatcagagtaatgctgaAACAcgctggtaaatccatgaatgctatcaaccatagcaaagctatgcaatgcaaggcatacatggccaatgttatatgtgatatgcaactcaagcataccaatcctcatctgaatccacatatcaatacagctcaactctgaaatatcaccggggtctaatacactctacaccagattgccGTCCACTAGATATGTAaccatgcaagtagaagagaccacactatccgcctgaccagtagttggccaatatctacctagcatgttgataatggacccatttatgagctggtcaaactcagcctagctatgccccctaccctcgggtggataaggccacacccacttccaactaaccatgatacagtgggagatgcggcctaatagtatacagccctcgtgcactcatgtatccactcgatctcgactaTGAAGCAACCTCCTAgtatcataagggtttagggactttcaccaagaGACACCCTTGCGCACCAGTGTTAGAATTagaatattttcggtatccaatcctaccattagcgatatgcctgtggaggccacaaccctaatgtcattagggcgtacagtgatcatatcACATAATACAAAATGTATGAGTTATATTATCTagcatacatcaatcctacgcataccgcgcgctcatgtggggcaacttcgtctatcagggagtcccatatacaatccgcccaatggcatatgctatgatcaatcattactCATAACAGACATGAAATgatacatatgggcatgtatcatgatgcaatactaagcatgttctcagtgagtcctactagactaagtatattagcatgattatcaaatataacaagcgatgatcggccttaaccggtatgtcacttacaagagtaggggTTGAACGATATGCCCCATTAGACATAtaaaagtctatatggaatggtcaatgttagactatcataacctactctaagtactagcatatcatatgtcctaaggtggggtccactgaaaagACGGTGGGTCTAACCCATGCATTAAGGTAGTTCccacatagtggatataccaaatttgataccaCGTATGCTTTCGTCTATGGCaatgggtgatgatgtactaaacaatggttataccaaatctgataccacatattcttccatgtATGGCAAGGGATGATGATGCACTAATGCTAAGAATGGACCTCACACTTGTCTCAACaaagagatggacggtgtagatgatatgtacatgtcacgagCTCCTAGCAAATGGGGTACAAGGGTGGGATAGATCTCTCGTGGGGAGTGAAGCggatatacaacaaggtgagttcatagggtgaacaattgggctttctcaatctcttatcatgaataaattgggcttccttatggggcccGATAGATACACAAAGTAGGTTTGGTGGAGTTCATACAACTAGGACTATGTCTCCTTCTAACGGATTGGGTAGCTTGCTCAActcctaagtgggccttgggtatggtcactaaacttaggCAAAACATGAATCTAGTGGGTCACATTTCTATGTAAGGCCTGGTATGAACAaaatgtgggctccaaggtttggacaatcctaaAATTGCGGTAAAGATTGCTTTAGTaaaagtaggaataggtcaaagtgtcctagaagggggttgaataggacattataaaattttatgacaatttaaaatcctttcatcattatcttgatctaatataataatttatcaagatacttaactttaatggcttccaagccaaatagaggatccaattataagactattcaatatttaagcaatatataaatttagtttatgatggattgaatgagtgattgtgtgtggaatgtgatactcatcagttctaaataatcatgtcatcatgcatcatgtgaacattcaaagtaaacacggAAAAGTAAAGCGCAAATAACAATCCTAAACAtggtcatttatagtggtttggctacttacctactccactcccggcggatgcactcaacccttgagtgtaccggatttcactaatggaggtttcaaattaggtttacctcaaaccaatacaacctacacaaCACTAattctaggacctacacaaggtacctaacatgtctccatgagacacaagtttataccccacacaggagcaagggttaacacacagtaACCAGGTTTTATGCTCCACACACAAGCAAATGATCCACATAAGGagcctagggttttaggccacataggccaaagattcacacaaggaacctagagtttatgccttacacaagagcaaaggtcaacacgagCACCTAGGATTTTAGGCCACACCGGCTAacgacctacactaaggacctaagtttatacttaccaagagcaagggtcaatacacagcacccacacgtattctcccatcggaggcctcctatgaggagttaaaaggggtgagaatcacctgtgacccaatcctacacaaaggaatgatcagcagggtctctggactctattgacttatagataagtagatgagccccattaagcacattgatgaaaatctcctcctttgatgatgaagaatctttagctcccttgaaccgtaaTACTGATGGTGCTCCAATGTATGGCGACGGgttgtgtaagacccatatcatagcctatactattccataggcttccgcggtcatcccAGTCGAATTTTGGAGACTCGTGATCTGTAATTGGCagttgcacgtgaccctgagtcatatcccgtgtATCAGAGTTgtctcgactcgagacttgtatccttgcgaccatgCCGTCGTCGAGGTTCCGATGCTGCATCTCgggcgctgaggcgatacccgggccagaagatgtcggcccgtgttcagttcaaggaaaatgttGCATGTTGCAAATctcaagagaaatgtcccatcaatcaatcctatcaatcacctcacatgtcaagtacaacatcccatccccaagtaccaccatccatccctaaagtcaactctctcccttacttgtcaagtacacatcactccatcactcaccatccctctctcccatcatttctctcccatcatctctctctctctcattctctctttccattttcatACAACACCCATGAGAGCAAtcacccaagcttccatgagaggagctagtatggcccaccttcctacctcccatctccaccatccaaagtccatctcgaccgttgaatcgcatcccttggagctctaggacgtgttggtggaagaaggaagaagagatcaaaggtgggtgatcttgtatttgtctttttgtgatttaagggcccacattggtgggaccgatcttgatgtatgcattgtatagggagggcccatagtggcgaggtccctccccttctcacgtctctctctctctctctctctctctctctctctctccccctttgattccgtgtggcccacttgatgcttgtgatatatccacgccatccatcatggtggagccactttgatgtatgtggtgtatccacactgtccaacaacttggatggtgagacccaccgtgacgtatgtaccatccacaccgtccatccacggtGGAGCCTGCATGATGCATATTGCATCCACATGGTccagaaggtgggacccacatgatttatgtgttgtatccccaccgtccatctgatttgaatCCTAACCACCCGTCTGATGGATGGTGGGCTAACAGTCGTTGCAAGCAGCTGCTGTACGTGCAACAACACTCTATGggttaccgtgatgtatgtggaaatccactccatctgtttGTTTGGGCAGCAGTAGCTGCGGGTATGATCGTGGGGGTGCtgtgacaatccagaccgtccattagacGGACATCCAAAACCCCCCTGGACATTGGATGATGGggaacagaaatatcagcttgatcctgaaattctagtgggccacactcacgtggaccccaccaaatgtaTGTCATTCATCCagattaggtgggacccacctttcatgtatgtgtttcatacacgccatccatggatcccatccacgtggcccacccTCACGTGATGTgtgggtttaatccacactgttcacCCTTTTtacagcatgtggggcccaccccacacatgctgcacgtgtgggggtgggccgCATGCGTTGAATCCATATCGTCCAGCCATTGTAGAGACTGTTTTATGGCATTGAGGATGAGATAGATCTAAGTTTCAAGAAGGATCCACCACGTGTAtgcggggcctaccatgatgtgttctatccaccatccattgacggtggacccacctgatgtgcctccatccaatccacaccgtccaggactGGAATGGTGGGTGGGGCTAGCtctaatatatgtattgtatacacactgcccatctgtgaggcccgcATGGGATGTATCTGTTTTGTCCACGCTGGTCGTCcagcagggacgtgggtcccacatgatatatgtgttttatctatctCATCTGTCCACGGGACATGGACCTcgcctgatatatgtgttgtatccaccgtccagattcCTGGACGGTGGGGTCCGCTATGATATATGTATGGCACCCACCTGCCATATGTGAGGGGccacccatgatatatgtgctttatattcacaccgtccagtggcCTGGacgacggtggggaccaccatgatgtataggctTTATAACCACACCGTctactcatttttaggcccacctgctgtatatagggcccacctgatgtatgtaaggcccatgagcgaggcccatcgttacggcccaccttgatatttgtattttatatacataccgtccatttggatggtgctgtatGGGCCGACCATGACGTATGTGCTTTTCAGCaatgttgttcatctattttgtgggatggtgggccccttgatgcatgtgttctatacccaaccgtccatttgttttgtcgtgggatggatggggcccactttgaggtatgtgttatatgcatCGCCAATCCACGTGGGGCCAGCagtgatgtatgagtcttatcgACATCGTCCAGCACTTTAgacaggtagggcccaccttgagatgtgttgtatattcacactgtccatccacgtggccctcacatgatgtaagtatttgaTCCAAGCgacccgatgtgatatatattaggcccatgtgatgcggcccatgtgagcggcccatagtgatgtgtattaggcccgtgtgagcggcccatttaatataattggagcccatttggtgaggcccgatgtgatgtacttagggctcatttgataggtcccaatgtgatatataaggcccttgtaagaggcccaacttgttgtatttgtgtaggtccattatgatgtatttttggcccatgtgatagggcccaccttggtatattttTAGCCCATCTATGAtgacccattagtgcggcccattgatgtagcccacttgatatatatgaggcccaatggtgcggcccattaatgcggcccattgtgatgtgtatagaCCCATGTCATGCCGCCcaatttgatgtaattgaggccccacatgatttggcttgatttgatgtattgaaggcccattgatatggcccacttgatatatatgatggcccattggggcggcccattgatgtggcccacttgatgtatatgatagcccatgggtgcggcccattgtgatgtactgaggcccatgggttgtagcccattgagatgtattcccaGCCCTTATGTCATGGCCTATTGTGGCGTATTTTCGACCCATGCgaggtggcccattatgatgtatttgagggtcaTGTGCAGGACCCACTTATTATGTATTTGTCCCAGTTgataaggccattgtgatgtatttatggcccgtatgACAAGACCCTATGTGGTGtagatgtggcccttgagtgaggcccaatgcgatgaatgtgcggaccgatgtaatgtgtgatttcactataatgtatgtaatgatatttatgtgggccactgcttaggagcgatgttagttaaatgtccacattgatgggaaatgatggttaacTGTCCATAATGTGACCTTTcctgaggtcgattccgattatcgaagccgattctatttattgaggtcgattccgtttgtcgaggctgattacgattgttgaggccagttccgattatcgaggccaattccgtttgttaaggccgattttaattatcgaggcccctgcgatgcagcccacttgatgtgtacatggcccttatgtgaggccacgagctcattatatgtttggctctatgtgggccaccccttgggagtgatgtttgttaaatgtccacatcgatgggcaatgatggttaaatgtccatattatgaaCTTTCataaggccctttgtgaggccaactgtggattccgattatcgaggccgattccgattgttgaggccgattccgattgtcgaggccgattctgattgtcgaagccgatttcgattgctgaggctgattgtcgagacccatgtgatgtatatgcggtccgtgtttaaggcccaatgtgatatatatgcggctcgtatttaaggcccatgcccatacgcatcatttgcatgtttgttatgaggagtgattgaccattgcatatgccatagggcaggttatttacgggactccctggtaggcggagttgccccacatgagcccgTGGTACgcacaagtttgatgcatgactagatggtatgactcatgcatctcgcattttgtgatatgaccaccatacgccctaccgacatcagggccgtagcctccacaggcatatcgtggatggccagatgggacactaaaaatctgttctacatgaggtgctatagatatctctgggtgaaagtctcagaaccctcttggttccaaaggttgctctaatgtctagaccgagtggatgcatgagcgcatgagggccatataccattaggctgcgtctcccactgtgtcgtggtcggttggaagg
Protein-coding regions in this window:
- the LOC131235260 gene encoding uncharacterized protein LOC131235260, which gives rise to MAPGGRSRHSRTGSTPSTSDVTETTSPSHVASQASDPSVAHTPDIASSSTSRRGHGPTRGLVLERLTHEGRVTVEFPQDCLRPIGDNARLFTSEVGVLCLSLIPTTTPCWADVTDDVRQLIR